In one window of Clavelina lepadiformis chromosome 4, kaClaLepa1.1, whole genome shotgun sequence DNA:
- the LOC143451475 gene encoding alpha-(1,6)-fucosyltransferase-like isoform X2 — MNRKCSVRSVPFPRNLMSLCFIIILTTIISISFHMTYFQLQCKCHPSAVFRENFAEISNNNDDDQKEKFGSEDTLEYTYRLRTMKEIGKHLTNMWKAVNFELSSFKKVDSNASSVDEAIIRLRERYLHLLAYIEVKLEGETEQLVKHASTAKALVQTELQELQNPGDCSEAFYLKVESATCGFGCAMQHLLSRFTFAIGDQRVLVVQNPPNFYGIHDMNEIFESPSPTCSHFEVDQWQDFQSDEQSHNERFLLIKEDDEVRTRFIPQLVPEHIFDLVQRFHNYPYVWWSGQLLSYLMRAKPAVMVETDAVDFPFQKPTVGVHVRRTDKIYLEGENAAFHQLRDYMSHVEDWFLKEEMKLALKSENNPKLKRRVYLATDDPMVWKEAKREYLRTIPIQLHSLHIDVRGLQSRLSDHANS, encoded by the exons ATGAACCGAAAATGTAGCGTTAGAAGTGTGCCGTTTCCTCGAAATTTAATGTCTCTTTGTTTCATcattattttaacaacaatCATCAGCATCTCGTTCCA TATGACGTATTTCCAACTGCAATGCAAATGTCATCCAAGTGCGGTCTTCCGAGAAAACTTTGCAGAAATATCAAATAATAATGATG ACGACCAGAAGGAAAAGTTTGGTTCTGAAGATACACTCGAATACACTTATCGATTACGGACAATGAAAGAAATCGGAAAACACTTGACAAATATGTGGAAAGCCGTGAACTTCGAACTCTCAAGCTTTAAAAAAGTGGATAGCAACGCAAGTAGTGTGGATGAAGCTATCATACGACTGCGTGAAAGatattt ACACCTCCTTGCTTACATTGAAGTTAAACTTGAAGGAGAAACTGAACAGCTGGTTAAGCACGCTTCGACTGCTAAAGCACTTGTACAAACCGAACTTCAAGAACTTCAG AATCCTGGGGATTGCTCTGAAGCGTTTTACTTAAAAGTCGAATCAGCAACTTGTGGGTTTGGTTGCGCAATGCAGCATTTACTTTCTCGCTTCACATTCGCCATTGGCGATCAACGGGTCTTGGTTGTACAAAACCCGCCTAATTTCTACGGTATCCACGACatgaatgaaatatttgaatctcCTTCACCGACTTGTTCTCACTTTGAGGTCGATCAGTGGCAAGATTTTCAAT CTGATGAACAATCACACAACGAGCGATTTCTGTTGATAAAAGAAGACGATGAAGTGAGAACTCGATTTATTCCCCAACTGGTGCCCGAGCATATCTTTGACTTGGTCCAACGCTTCCACAATTATCCTTATGTTTGGTGGAGTGGGCAGCTTTTAAGTTACTTGATGAGAGCCAAACCAGCCGTGATGGTGGAAACTGATGCTGTGGATTTTCCTTTCCAAAAACCAACTGTAGG TGTCCATGTGCGGCGAACTGATAAGATTTATCTCGAAGGAGAAAACGCGGCTTTTCATCAGCTTCGTGATTACATGAGCCATGTCGAAGACTGGTTTCTCAAGGAAGAGATGAAGCTGGCACTGAAGAGCGAAAATAATCCCAAGTTGAAGAGAAGAGTCTATCTTGCAACCGACGATCCTATGGTTTGGAAAGAAGCAAAGCGAGA ATATCTACGCACTATCCCAATCCAACTACATAGTTTGCACATTGACGTCAGAG GTCTGCAAAGTCGCTT